A genomic stretch from Mus pahari chromosome 6, PAHARI_EIJ_v1.1, whole genome shotgun sequence includes:
- the Ttc4 gene encoding tetratricopeptide repeat protein 4 yields the protein MESSEPEPTEDASMDAFLEKFQSQPYRGGFREDQWEEEFDKIPLFMKKAPSEIDPKEFPDLACLQSIIFDDERSPEEQAKIYKDEGNDYFKEKDYKKAVVSYSEGLKKNSADPDLNAVLYTNRAAAQYYLGNFRSALNDVLAAKKLKPGHLKAIIRGALCHLELKHFAEAVNWCDEGLQIDAKEKKLLEIRAKADKLKRMEERDLRKAKLKEKKEQSQNEALLHAIKARNIRLVSESAGEDEESASNGPAEMLLNGLSSENPYGARLSIDDQGRLSWPVLFLYPEYAQSDFISAFHEDTRFIDHLMTMFSEAPSWDSEHKYHPNNLEVYFEDEDRAELYLVSPDSTLLQVLQHPRCSVKALTPAFLLCVGSSPFCRNYLQGKRVHR from the exons ATGGAGAGCTCTGAGCCTGAGCCTACAGAGGACGCTTCCATGGACGCGTTCCTGGAAAAGTTCCAGAGCCAGCCTTACCGCGGCGGCTTCCGCGAGGACCAGTGGGAGGAG GAATTTGATAAGATCCCCCTATTTATGAAAAAAGCACCATCAGAAATTGACCCCAAGGAGTTTCCTGACTTGGCCTGCCTCCAGTCGATTATTTTTGATGATGAGCGATCTCCAGAAG AGCAAGCCAAGATCTATAAAGATGAGGGCAATGactactttaaagaaaaagactatAAGAAAGCTGTGGTTTCCTACAGCGAAGGGTTGAAGAAGAACTCTGCAGACCCTGATTTGAATGCCGTCCTGTATACCAACCGGGCAGCAGCACAGTACTATCTCG GCAATTTTCGTTCTGCCCTCAACGATGTGCTGGCTGCCAAGAAGTTAAAGCCCGGTCACCTGAAAGCCATCATAAGAG GTGCCCTGTGCCATCTTGAGCTGAAACACTTTGCTGAGGCTGTGAACTGGTGTGATGAGGGACTACAAATTGATGCCAAAGAGAAGAAACTGCTAGAAATAAGGGCAAAAGCAGACAAGCTAAAG AGGATGGAAGAGAGGGATCTGAGGAAGGCAAagttgaaagaaaagaaggaacagagTCAGAATGAGGCTCTGCTCCATGCCATCAAG GCTAGGAACATCAGGCTTGTCTCTGAATCAGCCGGTGAGGATGAAGAGTCAGCCTCCAATGGTCCAGCTGAGATGCTCCTGAATGGGCTCAGCTCTGAGAACCCCTATGGAGCCAGGCTAAGTATAGATGACCAGGGCAGGCTGAGCTGGCCTGTGCTGTTCCTGTACCCGGAGTACGCGCAGTCAGACTTCATCTCTGCTTTTCATGAGGACACCAG gtTTATTGACCATCTAATGACGATGTTTAGTGAAGCACCCTCCTGGGACTCAGAGCACAAGTACCACCCGAATAATCTGGAG GTCTACTTTGAGGACGAGGACAGGGCGGAACTGTACCTGGTGTCTCCCGACAGCACCCTGTTGCAGGTGCTGCAGCACCCCAG GTGCTCCGTGAAGGCCCTTACGCCGGCATTCCTGCTCTGTGTAGGATCCTCTCCTTTCTGTAGGAATTACCTCCAGGGGAAGAGGGTGCACAGGTAA